The window GGTCGGCGAAGTCGGCTTTGGCCCAACGTTCGATCATGCGCCCCGCCCCTCGCTACACCCTTGCCATCTCGCCGCGTACCGTTTTCTTCCTTCCGTCGATCATGGCGCGCATGACGTCGCCGCTGCGGAGCTTCGTTCCGCACCCGATGCAGTTCATGGCGCCTGCGCGGCTGAGCGTGACGAGGTGCACGGCGTTTGCCGCGATGCAGCGTGGGCAGCGGAACGGAACGCGGACTTGTGGATTCTCGGAAATGGACGTCATACAATACTAGGGGCGAAATTCGACGGTTCTCCTATATAATGCAAGGGGGTCGCTGGCGGGCGGCCGGGGTCGCGTAGGGTTGGCCCCAGGCGAATTCCTGGTTGCCAGACCCCCAACCCTCATGCCCCCCGCCCGCCATTTCGGCCGGGGGTTCTCCCGTGTCCGAAGCCAACAAGGAGATCGTACGTAGGTTCTTCGAAGAGGGTGGGAACAAGCGGAACCTTGCCGTGTTCGACGAGATCGTCGTCGAGGATTTCAAGGACCACGCTCCCATGCCGCACCCGCCCGGCCGTCAGGGGCTCAAGCAAATGCTGGGGGGCTTCCAAGCGGCGCTTCCGGACATGCGGATCACGGTCGAAGACCTCGTCGCCGAAGGCGATCGGGTGGTCGCCCGGTTGACGGTGGGAGGCACCCACAAGGGGCCCTTGATGGGCGTGCCGGCGACGGGGAAGAGACTGTCTTGGACGGCGATCCACCTCTTCCGCATCCAAGGCGGGCGCATCGTCGAGCGGTGGGCCGAGGCCGACGTCGCCGGGATGCTGCGGCAACTGGGGCTCGTTCCCGAGGCCGCCACCCCCAGCCGCCGCTAGGAACCGCGGCTTTTCTCAGCCGAGCGCAAAGCCTGGCAACCGCAGTCCGGGCGTCTTGCCAGCCGTTGCTCCGCCCGCCGCGGCTGCGTTGTTCGCGTCCGCTTTCGCGAAGAGTCCCATTCCGGTCTCCTGTCGGAACAGGCGCGCTTCGCGCGTGCGGTAGCCGTTTGTGTCGGGCTGCGCGGTTTGCGCGCATTCGTCGACGCAGCCGTCGGCCCACGAGATGTGGACGCGGCCGAGGGAATCGAGGGCCATGCCGTTGAAGTCGAGGAGGTTTCGGCATCGCCCGCTGCCGCCGCTCACGACGTCCCAGATGCCGCCGACCTGGACGGGGTCTTCGCTGATGCGTTCGACGCGCCACGTCTGGCCGGCGTCGTAGGTGAAGGCGACGTAGTAGTGCCACACGAGCTCGTCCTGGCGCTCGACGCATTGGTAGATGTCCTTCGAGCGGAGGAACTCGAGGTCGGCCCCGGGGCGGCCTTCAAGCCCGAGGAAGCTCACGGCGGCGCGGTCGTCGTCGCCCACTTCGATGTTCGTGAAGACGCCCGAGACGACGGGCGGGTCGTGGAATTGCCCGATGTCGAGGTAGTGCGTTCCGGGCACGCCCATGCCCTCGCCGATCGTCTCCCACGTGTCGCCGTCGTCCTTGGAGAGCGAGGCGTAGATGCCGTGCTCGCTTGCCATGGCGTACCACAGCCAGCCTTCCTCGCGGCCGAACTGGAGGGCGGAGTCGAAGCCGTTTGTCCACCGGTGCGAGTCCGGGACGATCTTGGCGACGTACGTGATGCCGTCGTAGGTGGCAAGCATGCCGAGGTTGCCTCCGCAGTCGGGGACGGGAAGCGCCATCATGCCGGTCACGCGGCTTACGCGGATGTGTCCGTGGAAGCCGCGGCAGGGCGTCGTCTCGGTGACAAACGGGCCCCACGTGGCGCCGCCGTCTTGGCTCGTGGCGCAGCTGATGGTGCCGCCTTGGGCGCAGTAGTAGACCGTGTGCGGGTAGAGGGTCCCTGCAAGGGGCGCGGGCGAGGGGCCGCTTCCGATCGACTGGTGGTCGAAGTCCTTGCCGCTGCACATGTTGCGCGTGGGTGTCCAGCTTTCGCCGTCGTCGTCGCTGTACATCATGACGCTGCAGATGCCGTGCAGTCCGCCGGCCCAGATGCGGTTCGTGTCGGGGTCGACGTGGAGCATGGGATCGAGGTTGATCGGGACCTGGTACGGGGCCGTTACGTCGGTCCAGGTCGCTTCGCCTGCGGCGTCGAAGGTGATTCGGAACGTCCGGAAGCCCGCGTGGTAGAAGACGTTGTCCGTGTTCCAGGGAATGCCAAGCGTGGGCTCGGGCGCGCGCAGGTTGGGCGGTCCAAGGACCGTCCGGAACCCGAGGGATCCGGGAACGCCAAAGGCGGGGGGCGGATCCAGGGGCAGCGGCAGCACGTCGGCGTCGAGGGGTTCCTCGGCGGGCGCCAGGCACCCGGCCAGGCCGACCGGGACGACCGTCAAGGCGAGCGCGAGGAAGGGGTGGATCCTCATGGGCTGCCGCAGTGGGACACCCTTCTTAAAGAGATTGTTGCTCCGATCTTCCCCTGTCACCGGGGATCGGCGCCTTTTGACAGCGTCTCGTGCAGGCGCTGCGCGATCGAAAGCGCCTGCGCGGGGTCGGCGTGGAGCACGAGCACGTGTCCCATCTTGCGGCCCGGCCGCGCGTCCTTCTTTCCGTACAGGTGGAGGCGGGCGCGGGGTTCGGCAAGGACGGGCCGCCAGTCGGGCGCGCCGCCCTCCCAAAGGTCGCCCAGGAGGTTCAGCATGACCGCCGGCGAGAGCGTCGTGGGCTCGCGCAGAGGCAGCCCGAGGACCGCCCGCGCGTGCTGTTCGAACTGCGAGACGGAGGAGGCGCCAAAGGTGGTGTGGCCGCTGTTGTGGGTGCGCGGCGCAAGCTCGTTCACGACGAGGCGGCCCTGCGCCTCGAAAGTCTCCACGGCGAGCATGCCGCGAAGGTCGAGCGCCTGCGCGATGGCCTGGCCCAGGGCGTACCCTTCCTGGACGAGCGACGCCTGCGCGCGGGCGGGAGCGACCGTCGTATGCAGGATGCCGCGCCGGTGCACGTTCTCGGCCAGCGGGTAGATGCGGACCTCGCCGTCGTGCGCGCGGGCGAGGAGGACGGAGAGCTCGCGGTCGAACCGCACGAAGGCTTCCGCGACGGCGGGCGCCTGGCCGATTCGGCGCCACGCGTCGGCCGCCTCGTCGGGTCCCTTCACGACGGCCTGCCCCTTTCCGTCGTAGCCGCCGCGGCGCGTCTTGAGGACGATGGGCGCGCCAAGCTCGCGCAGCGCCGCACGGACGCCCTGCTCGTCGTCGACGGGGCGGAAGGGGGCCGTGGGAAAACCGTGCTTGGCGAGGAACTCCTTCTGCCGCAAGCGATCCTGGACGACGGCGAGCACGCGCGAGGAGGGATGCAGGGGCCGCACCTTCTCGACCGCTTCGAGGACCGGCGCAGGGATGTGCTCGGTCTCGAGCGTGACGACGTCGGCGCGCTCCGCCAGGCGCACGGCAGCGTCGGCGTCGTGGAAGGCGCCTTGCACGAAGTCGTCGGCCCACGGGCGGGCGGCGCATTGGGGATCAGGGTCGAGGACGGCAACGCGGTAGCCCAGGCGTCGGGCTTCCATTGCGATCATCTGGCCCAGTTGGCCGCCGCCCAGGATACCGAGGGTTGCGCCCGGCAGGATCAAAGCTTCTCCTCCCGCACGGCCTTGGCCGCCGCCTCGCGACGCTCGCGGAGGCGCCCTCCAAGCGCGGGATCGTCGACGGCGAGCATGCGCGCGGCAAGGAGAGCCGCGTTCACGGCGCCGGCTTCGCCGATTGCAAGCGTGCCCACGGGCACGCCGCGGGGCATCTGCACGATGCTGAGGAGCGAATCGAGGCCGTTCATGTGCCGGGAGGCCACGGGAACGCCAAGGACGGGAAGGTCGGTCTTCGAGGCCGCCATGCCCGGGAGGTGCGCCGCGCCGCCGGCGCCTGCGATGAGGATGCGAAGGCCCCGTTCGGCCGCCGTCTGCGCATATTCGAAAAGGAGATCGGGCGTGCGGTGCGCGCTCACGACGCGGCACTCGTGGGGAACGCCAAGCTCGTCGAGCGTCTGGCTCGCGTGGCGCATCGTCTCCCAGTCGCTTCGGCTTCCCATGATGATGCCGACGAGGGGGGCCGTCGGGGGCGCCATGGCAGCCGATCGATTCCACGTATATCAAGCCTGCGGAAGACGCGGCGCAATGCGGTTAGCGGGGAAGGCGCATGGCGGCGCGTGTCCCCTCGTCCGCGCGTCCCGGACGCCTACGCGTTGGCGCAGGCCGCGGAGGCCTTGCGTCGAGGCGATCTCGTCGTGTTCCCGACCGAGACGGTGTACGGCGTGGGCGCCCACGCCTTCGACGAGGCGGCCGTGCGGAAGGTGTTCGCCGCCAAGGGCCGCCCCCCCGACAACCCGCTCATCGTCCACGCCGTCGACCTCCGCATGGCGCGGTCGCTTGCGACGCGGTGGCCTTCCGCGGCCGACGCCTTGGCGCGCGCGTTCTGGCCTGGGCCTCTCACCCTAGTCGTTCCCCGCGTTCCGGCGCTGCCCGCAGTCGCGGCCGCCGGGCTCGATTCGGTGGCCGTTCGCGTGCCGGCTCACCCGGTCGCGCGCGCGCTCCTTGCGGAGGCGGGCGTTCCCGTGGCCGCGCCAAGCGCGAATCGCTCCGGCCGCCCGAGCCCGACGCGGGTCGATCACGCGGTGGAGGATCTGGGGGACGCCGTGGCCGTGTATCTCGACGGCGGGCCGTGCGAGGTCGGCGTGGAATCGACGGTCGTAAGCGTCCTGTCGGATCCTCCCGTCGTCCTGCGCCCCGGCGGCGTTTCCAAGGTTGCGATCGAGCGCGTCGTCGGGCAGGTGGCCCAAGGGAGCGGGGAAGCGGTGGCGCGCTCGCCGGGCATGCGCCATCGGCACTACGCTCCGCGCGCCGAGGTCGTCATCGTGGAGCCGGACGCAAGGGCGACCCAGAGCCTGGTCGAGGCTTTGGAGCGGCAGGGCCGACGCGTGGCCGTGTTGGCGTCGCGCGAGCATGCCCCCGCCGGCAAGAACGTCGTGGTCCCGGGAGGCTACGCCGACGTGGATCGTTGGGCGCGCTCGCTCTTTGCGTCGCTTCGGGACCTCGACCGTCTCGGCTACGACGTGATCGTGGTCCAGCGCATGTCCGAGGAGGGCGTGGGAGCGGCCGTCCTCGACCGCCTGCGCCGCGCCGCCGAGCGGTCCGCCGACTAACGACGTCCAGCCATTGCGTAGCGCTCGTGACAACGCTTGCGCCGCAGTTTCGGCCACCTCCTCAAAACCCTCTTGCCGCCCGGCGCGCGGTCGAAGCCGTGGATCGCCTCTTCGAACCCGGCCTCTGCCTCGTGGACGCCCCCCGGAACGCGGCGCGGCGCCTTTTCCAGACCCTCGCCCACCGCGCCGTGCACAGGGACCCGCACGGTCACGTCCTCTGGTGCGACGGGGACCACGGATTCGACCCGTACGACTTTGCCGAGGAGAACCTCGTTCGAGGGTTTGCCGCCGACGAAGGCGCCGATCGCGTGCTCGTGAAACGGTGCATGACCCCGTTCCAATGGGATGCCGTCCTCACCAAGCACCTCAGCCAGAAGCTCTCGACGACGCGGACGTCGCTCGTCCTCGTGCTGCCCTTCGACGCGCTCTTCTCGACCGAGGAGCTTGCCGATTGGGAGCAGGTCGACTACGTCACGTACGGCCTATCGCACCTTTCGGGCCTGGCCGCGCGCCACGCGGTTCCGATCCTGCTTGGCGTGGATCTTCGCCGGTGGAGCGCCACGCTCCCCGAGCTTGCGGCCATCGCGCGGCAGGCGGTCGCGCGGCAGGAGGTGTTGGGCCGCACACTTTCGGCCGACTCGCGGAAAGGCGCTTAGCCGCGCGCGTCGGAACCGTCGAGCATGGGCCAATCCACGCCGACCACGACGATGGCGCTCGACACGTTCGTGCAGCGCTACGCGGCCTTCCGCGCGGAGCTTGCGCCCGGCGAGCAGACGTGGTTCGA is drawn from Candidatus Thermoplasmatota archaeon and contains these coding sequences:
- a CDS encoding sialidase family protein; amino-acid sequence: MRIHPFLALALTVVPVGLAGCLAPAEEPLDADVLPLPLDPPPAFGVPGSLGFRTVLGPPNLRAPEPTLGIPWNTDNVFYHAGFRTFRITFDAAGEATWTDVTAPYQVPINLDPMLHVDPDTNRIWAGGLHGICSVMMYSDDDGESWTPTRNMCSGKDFDHQSIGSGPSPAPLAGTLYPHTVYYCAQGGTISCATSQDGGATWGPFVTETTPCRGFHGHIRVSRVTGMMALPVPDCGGNLGMLATYDGITYVAKIVPDSHRWTNGFDSALQFGREEGWLWYAMASEHGIYASLSKDDGDTWETIGEGMGVPGTHYLDIGQFHDPPVVSGVFTNIEVGDDDRAAVSFLGLEGRPGADLEFLRSKDIYQCVERQDELVWHYYVAFTYDAGQTWRVERISEDPVQVGGIWDVVSGGSGRCRNLLDFNGMALDSLGRVHISWADGCVDECAQTAQPDTNGYRTREARLFRQETGMGLFAKADANNAAAAGGATAGKTPGLRLPGFALG
- a CDS encoding 5-(carboxyamino)imidazole ribonucleotide synthase is translated as MILPGATLGILGGGQLGQMIAMEARRLGYRVAVLDPDPQCAARPWADDFVQGAFHDADAAVRLAERADVVTLETEHIPAPVLEAVEKVRPLHPSSRVLAVVQDRLRQKEFLAKHGFPTAPFRPVDDEQGVRAALRELGAPIVLKTRRGGYDGKGQAVVKGPDEAADAWRRIGQAPAVAEAFVRFDRELSVLLARAHDGEVRIYPLAENVHRRGILHTTVAPARAQASLVQEGYALGQAIAQALDLRGMLAVETFEAQGRLVVNELAPRTHNSGHTTFGASSVSQFEQHARAVLGLPLREPTTLSPAVMLNLLGDLWEGGAPDWRPVLAEPRARLHLYGKKDARPGRKMGHVLVLHADPAQALSIAQRLHETLSKGADPR
- the purE gene encoding 5-(carboxyamino)imidazole ribonucleotide mutase; the protein is MAPPTAPLVGIIMGSRSDWETMRHASQTLDELGVPHECRVVSAHRTPDLLFEYAQTAAERGLRILIAGAGGAAHLPGMAASKTDLPVLGVPVASRHMNGLDSLLSIVQMPRGVPVGTLAIGEAGAVNAALLAARMLAVDDPALGGRLRERREAAAKAVREEKL
- a CDS encoding L-threonylcarbamoyladenylate synthase encodes the protein MSPRPRVPDAYALAQAAEALRRGDLVVFPTETVYGVGAHAFDEAAVRKVFAAKGRPPDNPLIVHAVDLRMARSLATRWPSAADALARAFWPGPLTLVVPRVPALPAVAAAGLDSVAVRVPAHPVARALLAEAGVPVAAPSANRSGRPSPTRVDHAVEDLGDAVAVYLDGGPCEVGVESTVVSVLSDPPVVLRPGGVSKVAIERVVGQVAQGSGEAVARSPGMRHRHYAPRAEVVIVEPDARATQSLVEALERQGRRVAVLASREHAPAGKNVVVPGGYADVDRWARSLFASLRDLDRLGYDVIVVQRMSEEGVGAAVLDRLRRAAERSAD
- a CDS encoding ester cyclase, translating into MSEANKEIVRRFFEEGGNKRNLAVFDEIVVEDFKDHAPMPHPPGRQGLKQMLGGFQAALPDMRITVEDLVAEGDRVVARLTVGGTHKGPLMGVPATGKRLSWTAIHLFRIQGGRIVERWAEADVAGMLRQLGLVPEAATPSRR